One Alphaproteobacteria bacterium genomic window carries:
- a CDS encoding lysozyme, with amino-acid sequence MFKSYKYIKIIYLSILFFVSPCIASSALSEDWSVPGGAVRLIQRFESFSPGVYKDSGGNPTIGYGHLVTRGESYEGKTLSEPQALRLLVSDIHDRANIKPLVKVKIDPWHEDALTSLCFNIGLGNFRKADVLTTVNTKGCDAAREYFGHWRRVTVGGSKVISTGLIKRRFAELFVFAGEDLDPSSDLIPSEQWGIDPMPITDENWGRLSSALREEAVEIYKECTAE; translated from the coding sequence ATGTTTAAATCATACAAGTACATCAAAATTATTTATTTATCTATCCTTTTCTTTGTTTCACCATGCATTGCTAGCTCAGCACTGTCAGAAGATTGGTCTGTTCCTGGAGGAGCTGTAAGACTTATCCAACGCTTTGAGTCTTTTTCTCCTGGTGTATATAAAGACAGTGGCGGCAATCCTACTATAGGCTATGGACACCTTGTGACACGCGGAGAGTCCTATGAAGGTAAAACGTTATCAGAGCCTCAGGCATTGAGACTTCTCGTGTCTGATATACATGACAGAGCTAATATAAAACCATTAGTTAAAGTAAAAATTGATCCATGGCACGAGGATGCGCTTACTTCGTTATGTTTCAATATAGGACTGGGAAACTTTAGGAAGGCTGATGTGTTAACAACTGTGAACACTAAGGGGTGTGATGCCGCACGAGAGTATTTTGGACACTGGCGACGCGTTACAGTAGGTGGTTCTAAGGTCATATCTACGGGGCTTATTAAACGTAGATTTGCCGAGCTGTTTGTCTTTGCTGGAGAAGATCTTGACCCCAGTTCTGATCTTATTCCCAGTGAGCAGTGGGGAATTGATCCCATGCCCATCACCGATGAAAATTGGGGTAGGCTTTCTTCCGCTCTTCGGGAAGAAGCTGTTGAAATTTATAAGGAATGCACGGCGGAATAA